The window GCCCCGTTTTTTTTAAATGCATTCAATAGTTGGGTTTAAGCCTGAGAAATAATAGAATGTCACAGAGGGACAAAATGAAATATAAGCACGAAAAAGACATCATCTCCCGGATGTACAAGGAATTTCCGGCTACAGTATCGGAAATCGACATCAAGATGCTTCGAAGCATTCAAGACGAGTTCACCGCCGGATTCAAACTCCTCGCAAATCAGGGCCCTTTTGTCACAACCTTCGGCTCGGCGCGAATAAAACCTGGAGATCCTGTTTACGCTCTCGGCGTGAAACTGGGGGAAGCTCTCGCAAAGGAAGGCTACGCGGTTCTTACCGGCGGCGGCCCCGGATGTATGGAGGCGGTGAACAAGGGGGCAAAGGAAGCAAACGGGAAATCAATGGGAATCAACATATCCATCCCTATCGAGCAGAATTCGAATCCATACGCCATCCCCTCTATTACCATGAACCATTTCTTTGTGCGGAAAGTCCTCCTGCTCAAATTCTCCACGGCATACATATTCCTCCCCGGAGGTTACGGCACTCTCGACGAGCTCTTTGAAACCATCACCCTGGTACAGAATGGAAAGATCAAGAAACTGCCGATAATTCTTATCGATACCGCATTCTGGCATGGCCTCATGGAATGGATAAACGAACGCCTGATAACAGACGGGCTGATAGGGCCCAATGATACAAAATACTTCAAGATCGTAGACACTGTTGAGGAAGCTATAGAGGTTATAAGAACTACATTAACAGCATGAAATACAACATGAAAGACGGCTCCACAATATGCGGGAACTGCGGCAAACCTATTAAACCAAACAGCAGCGTCGCTGTCATGGAAGGGGCCAAGGACCCGGTTATCTGCCACGCCGAATATGACTGCTCCCCCGCCGGCAACTGCCGGTACGGATTCTGGGGGAACGGAAAACTTGAATCGGTCTTCGGAGAGATTGAACAGTGTTGAAGCAACTTGAAAATCTCCTTGCAGCCAATCGCGAAACTCTTGTGCGGGAGTGGGCAAGACTTATGCAGGAAAGTTCCGCGTCATACGGAAGCCGACCGGTCAACGAACTTCTCGAAACATGCGGTCTCGCTTTCGATGCCTACTCATCGCACATCATGGAGCATGGAAGCGGAAAGCTGGACGACTTTATCGACTACATCGTTATCAAAAGGGTAACGGCGAAATTCTCGATAAGCGAGGTGCAGCATGCATTCAGCCTTTTCAGGACCATTACGACACCGATAATATTATCGGAACTTGACGCAAAGCAGAGCCTCGCGGCGATAGAGGCAATCGACAGATCGGTAAACCACGCGATATTCTCATTCAGCGAAAAATACCAGAAGACGATCGACAACGAGATGCTGGAGATAAACCGCACGCTAACGCAAACAATGCAAAACCTGAAAAAGGAGAAGGATACGGCAACCAGAGCGAACCTTCTAAAGGATCAGTTCCTGGCAAACATTTCGCACGAACTCCTCACCCCTCTTACGAGCATAATCGGCTACAGCAAGATGATGATCGGCAAGATGGATATCAACTCGATTTCACGTGACAAATTCAAGGTCATATACGACCAGGGGAAAATACTGCAACACCACATAAACACGCTCATTCTTTTTTCCCAGATAAACTCGGGGCAGGCAAAGAGGAACAACGACTCGCTCGACCTGAAAGGATTGCTGGAAAAATGCATCAACGAGGCGCTTGGATTCCTTCCGCTTAATAACTGTAAAGTGAATCTAGTCTGCCAGGGAACTCCGCACCTCATTACAGCCGACGGGGAAAAGCTCCGGTTCGCCATATATGAGCTCATATTCAACGCTATAAAATTCTCTCATCACGATTCGTGCGTGGACGTAATATGCAGTTATGAGCCCGACATTGTACGGATATCCGTAAAGGATATAGGAATAGGGATAAATACCGATAATCTTGAAACCATTTTCTCCCCCTTTTTTCAGGTAGACGGATCGCTGACTCGCTGTTACGGAGGGAGCGGCCTTGGCCTTGCCATGATCCGGAAGGTCGCGGAGCTGCATCAAGGCTCGATTCATGTTGAAAGCACTCCCGGCAACGGGAGCCGGTTCACGCTGGAGATCCCTTTCGTTCCGCCCCGGCATCACTGACCATCCGGCAGTACTTTTCCCTTGAGACATTCAAGGATGGGATGTAAATTGTATAGTTCAGTTTAGTAAAAATAGAAGGAGTAACTCATTGGCAAAACATGAGAAATTTGTAGAAGAGGGGAGCATGATCTTCCCTTATACACTAATAATATCGGGAGCGATTCTGTGCACAATCGCCTTGATCGAAAGCTATTTGCAGGTGACCAAGTCACCCATGACCCTGCTGGAAATAGCGCATCAATACGGAGTACTGGTTCAGTACAATCACGCGCTTGAGCCAAACCGCGGGATATGGCACCCTATCGCCTGGGTAGGCTCCACATTTTTCTGCCTGATGATGCTATATTCGGTAAGGAAGCATTTCTCATTCATGTACGGCTTAGGTCCCCTCCGCCACTGGCTGAACGTACATATGTGGCTCGGCATAGTCGCTACCGTATTCGTGACTACACACACAACCTATAAGATAGGCGGCCTCGTCTCTATCTCCTTCTGGTCGATGATCCTCGTGGCGGGTAGCGGCGTGATAGGACGCTATATCTACATACAGATTCCGCGAGGCATATCCGGAAACGAGCTAAGGGTAGACGAGATAAAGGAGATAATGACCGAAATAAACCAGGAGATAGAGCAGTATGCGCTAGAGGACCAGAACATACTCCACTATTTCGAGCAGATATCCGGCCCGAAAAAGGATCCGGATATGTGGGTTGGAAAAGCTGTTTTCCTTATGATGGCCAACGATATCGGCAACTTCTGGAGGATGATGAAGATCAGGCGTGAACTCCGCCATAACGACAATATTGACCACCACATCAGGAAAAGGCTGATAAAGCTCATTCATGAAAAAGGTGGGCTTGTCCGCTCCAGCAACTTTTTAGCCGCTTCGCAGAGCCTCCTGCACTATTGGCACGTGTTCCATAAGCCGTTCGCAATTATCATGTTCGTCATCATGTTCCTTCACATAGGCATATATTACCTATTCCGCGCTAACGCGTAAGGGCAGGCGAAAATGGACAACATACCAAAGATCCTCATCGACAACATCGTCCCGCTTACCGGGGCGGTCATGGTCATTCTATTCGTCCTCCCCTACATTTGGATGCACAACAGACATTCCAAAAAGGTGAAAGGGAGGCAGAAGGAGGCGGAGAACTTCGGCCTGCGCGAGCCTGTTAGCCTTCATCCGAAGGTGAACAGGGATATCTGCATCGGAAGCGGCGCCTGCATCAAGGCCTGCCCGGAGAAGGAGATCCTCGGCACCATCCACGGGAAGGCAGAGACGGTATTCGCATCCCGGTGCGTCGGCCACGGCGCTTGCGCGCGAGCCTGCCCTGTCGGCGCCATCGAACTGGTGTTCGGCACCGAGAAGCGCGGTGTCGACATCCCTCAGGTCTTTCCGAATTTTGAAACGAACGTCCCCCGCATATTCATAGCCGGAGAGCTCGGCGGAATGGGGCTTATCAGGAACGCCATGCTCCAGGGGCAGGAAGCCGTCCAGTACATCGCCGAGGACCTAAAGGAGTTGGGCTCTTCGAAGAAGCCCGATGTTTACGACCTGATAATCGTAGGGGCCGGTCCGGCTGGCCTGGCGGCATCTCTTCAGGCGAAGGCTTCAAATCTCAAATACATAACCCTGGATCAGGAATCCTCATTTGGTGGAGCGATACTCTCCTACCCCCGCGCAAAGATCGTTATGACAAGCTCGGTCAAGGTTCCTTTATACGGGAACGTCAAGCTGAAAGAGATGTCGAAAGAATCGCTTCTTGATGTATGGAATGATATCGTCGACAAAACCGGAATAGTCGTTGATGGCGGAGAGAAAGTTGAAGAGGCAAAATCCGCGGACGGGAATTTCATCGTAAAGACGAACAAGCGGACGCTTAAAACGAGATTTCTGCTCCTGAGCATCGGCAGAAGAGGCTCCCCTAGAAAACTCGGAGTTCCCGGCGAAAAACTGCCGAAGGTGATGTACCGCCTCTTGGAGCCGGAAAAATATCAGAACAACAAGATTATTGTTGTGGGAGGGGGCGACTCCGCTGTTGAGGCGGCAGTAGCGCTCGGCTCGCAATTGGGCAACCAGGTAGACCTCTCCTACCGCAAGGAGAGCTTCGCGAGGATCAAGGAGGGGAACAGAACCCGCCTTAACGAAGCGGTCAAAACCGGCAAGGTAAAACTTGTCATGTCGTCCAACGTTATTGAGATAAAGAAAGAATCTGTCGTTTTGGAACAGGGGGGTAAAACTTCCGAACTGCCGAACGACTATGTTTTCGTATTTGCCGGAGGCGAACTCCCAAACGACTTCCTCCGCAAGGTTGGCATCGAAATAGAAACGAAGTTCGGCACGCGGTAGTTTATTGCCTTACACCCAGCCCTGCCAGCGCGGGGCTGAACCTTTTTCGAAATCCTGAGCCCGCTGCTTTACTATCAGAAGCGGTAGCCGATGAGGGCGAAGACGGATGACGACCTCCACTCGTTATCGGCCTGAGCGATAAAGACTGAGTCTACGTCAAGATATTTCTCTTCCGATATCTCATAGCTGACTGAGCCGTAAAAACTTTTCCCTTTGTACCAGTTCAGCGAGCCTCCGTACATCGTCTGCCTTAGCTTGTTCGAGGCCTTGTCCTGGCTATTTTCCATGACCGTAGCGTTCACCTCGGCGCTTATGTTGGTCGATATGTCCGCGCCGAGAGAGGTGCGGTATGTGTTCGACTGCGAGGTGAAGTAGTTAATATCGTTATATGAAAAATCGAAAAAGAGATATCTGAACAGCCCGCTCTTCCTTAGACCGAGGGTATACATCTCCGCCGACTTGTTATCGCTCTCCCTTGTGCGGTGGTCGTACCTTGCATAAAGGTTCGTCCCCCTGCTGATATTCAGTGTTCCGTTCACTCTGTATGATTTCTGCAGTTCGCGATTTATATCGTAATCCATCGATTCGTACAGCTGTACCGCCCTGTACTGGTAGTATGTAAATCCGAGTCTTGCCACTCGGCCTATCCTGTAGCCGACCGTTGCAAGAAGATGCGTCAGATCGAAACCGCCATCCAGCACGTTGTGATCCCCTCTTCCCGATGCGTATACGTTCAGTTTGTCGTTAATGCGCCAGTCATAGTTTGTGAACATGAAAGAGGAATCTTCTTTACCATTATAAATGGAAGAAGCGTATCCCCCCGAGATACCGTACTTTTTCTCCCTCTTGAAACCAAATAGGCCATACGTCACGAACTCCGACGACAGGCGATCAATGTGCGGGTCGGGCTGTGTGCCGCCGAACATGCCGAAGCCTGATAGCTCCCCCGTATAATGTTTCAGCGACACTCCGTCGATACCCGCGCCGGGAACATCCGCCACATAATGCCTCCCCAAAACAAGGTCTGTGTTCCAGAACCCTTTCTGAATTTCAAGGTTTGCATCCCTGATCCTTGTTTCGGGGATGTTCTCGTTCAG is drawn from Nitrospinota bacterium and contains these coding sequences:
- a CDS encoding TIGR00730 family Rossman fold protein, with protein sequence MKYKHEKDIISRMYKEFPATVSEIDIKMLRSIQDEFTAGFKLLANQGPFVTTFGSARIKPGDPVYALGVKLGEALAKEGYAVLTGGGPGCMEAVNKGAKEANGKSMGINISIPIEQNSNPYAIPSITMNHFFVRKVLLLKFSTAYIFLPGGYGTLDELFETITLVQNGKIKKLPIILIDTAFWHGLMEWINERLITDGLIGPNDTKYFKIVDTVEEAIEVIRTTLTA
- a CDS encoding HAMP domain-containing histidine kinase, translating into MLKQLENLLAANRETLVREWARLMQESSASYGSRPVNELLETCGLAFDAYSSHIMEHGSGKLDDFIDYIVIKRVTAKFSISEVQHAFSLFRTITTPIILSELDAKQSLAAIEAIDRSVNHAIFSFSEKYQKTIDNEMLEINRTLTQTMQNLKKEKDTATRANLLKDQFLANISHELLTPLTSIIGYSKMMIGKMDINSISRDKFKVIYDQGKILQHHINTLILFSQINSGQAKRNNDSLDLKGLLEKCINEALGFLPLNNCKVNLVCQGTPHLITADGEKLRFAIYELIFNAIKFSHHDSCVDVICSYEPDIVRISVKDIGIGINTDNLETIFSPFFQVDGSLTRCYGGSGLGLAMIRKVAELHQGSIHVESTPGNGSRFTLEIPFVPPRHH
- a CDS encoding NAD(P)-binding domain-containing protein codes for the protein MDNIPKILIDNIVPLTGAVMVILFVLPYIWMHNRHSKKVKGRQKEAENFGLREPVSLHPKVNRDICIGSGACIKACPEKEILGTIHGKAETVFASRCVGHGACARACPVGAIELVFGTEKRGVDIPQVFPNFETNVPRIFIAGELGGMGLIRNAMLQGQEAVQYIAEDLKELGSSKKPDVYDLIIVGAGPAGLAASLQAKASNLKYITLDQESSFGGAILSYPRAKIVMTSSVKVPLYGNVKLKEMSKESLLDVWNDIVDKTGIVVDGGEKVEEAKSADGNFIVKTNKRTLKTRFLLLSIGRRGSPRKLGVPGEKLPKVMYRLLEPEKYQNNKIIVVGGGDSAVEAAVALGSQLGNQVDLSYRKESFARIKEGNRTRLNEAVKTGKVKLVMSSNVIEIKKESVVLEQGGKTSELPNDYVFVFAGGELPNDFLRKVGIEIETKFGTR